The proteins below come from a single Crossiella sp. CA-258035 genomic window:
- a CDS encoding response regulator transcription factor translates to MITVGIADDELLIRTGVRGVLDRATEIVVVGEAKDGPGAVDLVRTHRPRVLLLDAVMPGTDALAALRMIRRHSPVTRVVMLAAPAAGDLLLPALRAGAVGFLPKTGRAEELVNAVRVVAAGDAILSPAATRSLVDHVAGAEADRRDRASHRVRALTKREREVLVHVAKGMANAKIARVMCLSESSIKAHVSRMLTKLRCDNRVQAALIAHDAALVG, encoded by the coding sequence TTGATCACGGTAGGCATCGCCGATGACGAGCTCCTGATCCGCACCGGCGTCCGCGGCGTGCTGGACCGCGCGACCGAGATCGTGGTGGTCGGCGAGGCCAAGGACGGCCCCGGCGCGGTCGACCTGGTGCGCACCCACCGGCCCAGGGTGCTGCTGCTCGACGCGGTCATGCCCGGCACGGACGCGCTGGCCGCGCTCCGGATGATCCGCCGCCACTCACCGGTGACCAGGGTGGTCATGCTCGCCGCCCCAGCCGCCGGCGACCTGCTGCTCCCGGCCCTGCGCGCGGGCGCGGTCGGCTTCCTGCCCAAGACCGGCCGCGCGGAGGAACTGGTCAACGCGGTCCGGGTGGTCGCGGCCGGCGACGCGATCCTGTCCCCGGCGGCCACCCGCAGCCTGGTGGACCACGTCGCGGGCGCCGAGGCCGACCGCAGGGACCGCGCCTCGCACCGGGTCCGCGCCCTGACCAAGCGGGAACGCGAGGTGCTGGTGCACGTCGCCAAGGGCATGGCCAACGCCAAGATCGCCAGGGTGATGTGCCTGAGCGAGAGCTCGATCAAGGCCCACGTCAGCCGCATGCTGACCAAGCTCCGCTGCGACAACCGGGTCCAGGCCGCCCTCATCGCCCACGACGCCGCGCTGGTCGGCTGA
- a CDS encoding ATP-dependent DNA helicase UvrD2 — protein sequence MGDAETLLAGLDPEQRAAVEAPRGPVCVLAGAGTGKTRTITHRIAYLVHRGLVAPGQVLAVSFTSRAAGEMRTRLRELGVHQAQARTFHAATMKQLRYFWPRVIGGDPWQLIDGKMRAIAQAARRAGMSTETEMLRDLAGEIDWAKSSLVAPVDYPAAAAKATRDLPAAAEQIVTVYQTYEKLKSEARMLDFNDYLLHTAAVFEEHPEVATEFRDRYRCFVVDEYQDVTPLQQRVLEAWLGGRDDLTVVGDANQTIYSFAGAAPHWLLNFPRRYPEAVIVRLERDYRSTPEVVSLANQVISAARDRPSGSRLKLIGQRPKGPRPHFAEFDDEPAEARAVARRIGKLMKAGVPASEIAVLFRVNGQSEVYEQALTEADIPYLVRGGERFFNRPEVRQAMQAIRAAVLTRPRPRSADDEFPPHPVDAAFPHHSAQTPPAPPSAEAAPPPRPAASFDLISVVRQVLAPLGLTPQPPAGGAARERWESLSGLVGVADELLTALPEADLRRYSAELEARAEAQHPPTVAGVTLASMHAAKGLEWDAVFLVGLVEGTLPIQHAIGDSAADLAAIEEERRLFYVGITRAREHLWLSWALSRAEGGKRYRRRSRFLNGLMPEDHPAALPARAVSGNTLSRQPVKPGCRGCGGALVGTTAIKLGRCAGCPSTVDEELLARLLAWRGARAKQLKVPPYVVFTDATLTAIAEQRPADDAALVSISGIGATKLTRFGADVLALVHGAQSSDHGEDTRSGS from the coding sequence GTGGGTGACGCCGAGACGCTTCTTGCGGGACTGGATCCGGAACAGCGCGCGGCGGTAGAGGCTCCACGGGGTCCGGTCTGTGTGCTGGCCGGGGCGGGCACCGGCAAGACCCGCACCATCACCCACCGCATCGCCTACCTGGTGCACCGGGGCCTGGTCGCGCCCGGCCAGGTGCTCGCGGTCAGCTTCACCAGCCGCGCCGCCGGCGAGATGCGCACCCGGCTGCGCGAGCTGGGCGTGCACCAGGCGCAGGCCCGCACCTTCCACGCCGCCACCATGAAGCAGCTGCGCTACTTCTGGCCGAGGGTGATCGGCGGCGACCCGTGGCAGCTGATCGACGGCAAGATGCGGGCCATCGCCCAGGCCGCCCGCCGCGCGGGCATGTCCACCGAGACCGAGATGCTGCGCGACCTGGCAGGCGAGATCGACTGGGCGAAGTCCTCGCTGGTCGCCCCGGTCGACTACCCGGCCGCCGCGGCCAAGGCCACCCGCGACCTGCCCGCCGCGGCCGAGCAGATCGTCACGGTCTACCAGACCTACGAGAAGCTCAAGTCCGAAGCCCGGATGCTGGACTTCAACGACTACCTGCTGCACACCGCCGCGGTCTTCGAGGAACACCCCGAGGTCGCCACCGAGTTCCGCGACCGGTACCGGTGCTTCGTGGTGGACGAGTACCAGGACGTCACCCCGCTCCAGCAGCGCGTGCTGGAGGCCTGGCTCGGCGGCCGCGACGACCTCACCGTGGTCGGCGACGCCAACCAGACCATCTACTCCTTCGCCGGCGCCGCCCCGCACTGGCTGCTGAACTTCCCCCGCCGCTACCCCGAAGCGGTGATCGTCCGCCTGGAACGCGACTACCGCTCCACCCCCGAGGTCGTCTCCCTGGCCAACCAGGTGATCAGCGCCGCCCGCGACCGCCCCAGCGGCTCCCGCCTCAAGCTCATCGGCCAGCGCCCCAAGGGCCCCAGGCCGCACTTCGCCGAGTTCGACGACGAACCGGCCGAGGCCCGCGCGGTGGCCCGCCGCATCGGCAAGCTGATGAAGGCGGGCGTGCCAGCCAGCGAGATCGCGGTGCTGTTCCGGGTCAACGGCCAGTCCGAGGTCTACGAACAGGCCCTCACCGAAGCGGACATCCCGTACCTGGTCCGCGGCGGCGAGCGCTTCTTCAACCGCCCCGAGGTCCGCCAGGCCATGCAGGCCATCCGCGCCGCGGTGCTCACCCGCCCCCGCCCCCGCTCCGCCGACGACGAGTTCCCACCCCACCCCGTCGACGCCGCCTTCCCACACCACTCCGCGCAGACCCCGCCCGCCCCGCCCTCCGCTGAAGCCGCACCCCCGCCCCGCCCTGCCGCCTCCTTCGACCTGATCAGCGTCGTCCGCCAGGTCCTCGCCCCCCTCGGCCTCACCCCCCAGCCCCCCGCCGGCGGCGCCGCCCGCGAACGCTGGGAGTCCCTCTCCGGCCTGGTCGGCGTCGCCGACGAGCTGCTCACCGCCCTGCCCGAGGCCGACCTGCGCCGCTACTCCGCCGAGCTCGAGGCCCGCGCCGAGGCCCAGCACCCGCCCACCGTCGCCGGGGTCACCCTGGCCTCCATGCACGCGGCCAAGGGCCTGGAGTGGGACGCGGTGTTCCTGGTCGGCCTGGTCGAGGGCACGCTGCCGATCCAGCACGCCATCGGCGACTCGGCCGCCGACCTCGCGGCCATCGAGGAGGAGCGGCGGCTGTTCTACGTCGGCATCACCCGGGCCCGCGAGCACCTGTGGCTGTCCTGGGCGCTGTCGCGGGCCGAGGGCGGCAAGCGGTACCGGCGGCGCAGCCGCTTCCTCAACGGGCTGATGCCGGAGGACCATCCGGCCGCCCTGCCGGCCAGGGCTGTGTCCGGCAACACACTGTCTCGGCAACCGGTCAAACCGGGGTGCCGCGGCTGCGGTGGCGCGCTGGTCGGCACCACCGCGATCAAGCTCGGCCGGTGCGCTGGATGTCCGTCCACTGTGGACGAAGAGCTGCTCGCCAGACTGCTCGCCTGGCGGGGTGCGCGGGCCAAGCAACTCAAGGTCCCGCCCTATGTGGTCTTCACCGACGCCACCCTCACCGCGATCGCCGAACAGCGGCCCGCCGACGACGCGGCGCTGGTGTCGATCTCCGGGATCGGCGCCACCAAGCTGACCCGCTTCGGCGCCGACGTGCTCGCGCTCGTGCACGGCGCGCAATCGTCTGACCACGGGGAAGACACACGATCGGGCAGTTGA
- a CDS encoding class I SAM-dependent methyltransferase gives MADYDSGEWLARLRQHDELTAHTHRTLAESLVTGSTEVVLDIGCGAGGMSAHLARALAARGGGTLVLFDTKEELLRVAATHAQSDIDPAVVKIEKVPGDLADPAVLATLPRADLVWASRVVHHLPDQQRAVDDLAALLRPGGTLAMVEGGLPIRVLPWDLGFGIPGLEERLAATRDAWFCRLRQDLDGAVPLPYGWNLVLAKAGLTGVTARSFITDHPAPLPESLRAAVVHRLNWLKDVTIDALSETDRTTLLRLLDPADDAYVANREDTYWLAGDTVHLGSAPS, from the coding sequence ATGGCCGACTACGACAGTGGCGAGTGGCTGGCCCGCCTCCGCCAGCACGACGAGCTGACCGCGCACACCCACCGCACCCTGGCTGAATCCTTGGTCACCGGGTCCACCGAGGTCGTGCTCGACATCGGCTGCGGCGCGGGCGGCATGTCCGCGCACCTGGCCCGCGCGCTGGCTGCCCGCGGCGGCGGCACCCTGGTGCTCTTCGACACCAAGGAAGAACTGCTGCGCGTGGCCGCCACCCACGCCCAGTCCGATATCGACCCGGCCGTGGTGAAGATCGAGAAGGTCCCCGGCGACCTGGCCGACCCGGCGGTGCTGGCCACCCTGCCCCGCGCCGACCTGGTCTGGGCCAGCCGGGTCGTGCACCACCTGCCCGACCAGCAGCGAGCCGTCGACGACCTGGCCGCACTGCTCCGCCCCGGCGGCACCCTGGCCATGGTCGAGGGCGGCCTGCCCATCCGCGTGCTGCCCTGGGACCTCGGTTTTGGCATCCCTGGCCTGGAAGAACGCCTGGCCGCCACCCGCGACGCCTGGTTCTGCCGCCTCCGCCAGGACCTCGACGGCGCGGTCCCGCTGCCCTACGGCTGGAACCTGGTCCTGGCCAAGGCGGGCCTGACCGGCGTCACCGCCCGCAGCTTCATCACCGACCACCCGGCCCCGCTGCCCGAGTCCCTGCGCGCCGCCGTGGTGCACCGCCTGAACTGGCTCAAGGACGTCACCATCGACGCCCTGTCCGAAACCGACCGCACCACCCTGCTCCGCCTGCTCGACCCGGCCGACGATGCCTACGTCGCCAACCGCGAGGACACCTACTGGCTGGCAGGCGACACCGTGCACCTGGGCTCCGCCCCCAGCTGA
- a CDS encoding WhiB family transcriptional regulator, with the protein MTDLLDDASGAGLNLPCRVNDPDLWFADTPADLEAAKGLCAGCPVLAECLAGALTRREPWGVWGGEIFERGVVIAKKRPRGRPRKTDRVETSATQVATGTEEAAA; encoded by the coding sequence GTGACTGACCTGTTGGACGACGCGTCAGGCGCAGGTCTCAACCTGCCCTGCCGCGTCAACGACCCCGACCTGTGGTTCGCCGACACCCCCGCCGACCTCGAAGCCGCGAAGGGTCTCTGCGCCGGCTGCCCGGTGCTCGCCGAGTGCCTGGCCGGTGCGCTGACCCGCCGCGAGCCCTGGGGCGTCTGGGGCGGCGAGATCTTCGAGCGCGGTGTGGTCATCGCGAAGAAGCGGCCTCGCGGCCGTCCGCGCAAGACCGACCGCGTCGAGACCTCCGCGACCCAGGTCGCGACCGGTACTGAGGAGGCGGCGGCGTGA